The Streptomyces sp. P9-A4 genome contains a region encoding:
- the smpB gene encoding SsrA-binding protein SmpB encodes MAKGLVNVQGKPAKKNQDKAPERKLIAQNKKARHDYHIVDTYECGLVLMGTEVKSLRMGRASLVDGFVQIDRHEAWLHNIHVPEYMQGSWTNHSAKRKRKLLLHREEIDKLEAKSQETGHTIVPLALYFLNGRVKVEIALAKGKKEFDKRQTLREQQDTRETNRAIAAAKRRQRAAKTA; translated from the coding sequence ATGGCAAAGGGACTCGTGAACGTGCAGGGCAAGCCTGCGAAGAAGAACCAGGACAAGGCGCCCGAGCGCAAGCTGATCGCGCAGAACAAGAAGGCGCGCCACGACTATCACATCGTCGACACCTACGAGTGCGGTCTGGTGCTCATGGGCACCGAGGTGAAGTCGCTGCGGATGGGCCGTGCCTCGCTGGTCGACGGCTTCGTGCAGATCGACCGCCACGAGGCGTGGCTGCACAACATCCATGTGCCCGAGTACATGCAGGGCAGCTGGACCAACCACTCGGCGAAGCGGAAGCGCAAGCTGCTGCTGCACCGCGAGGAGATCGACAAGCTGGAGGCGAAGTCGCAGGAGACGGGTCACACGATCGTGCCCCTCGCCCTGTACTTCCTGAACGGCCGGGTCAAGGTCGAGATCGCGCTCGCCAAGGGCAAGAAGGAGTTCGACAAGCGGCAGACCCTCCGCGAGCAGCAGGACACCCGGGAGACCAACCGGGCCATCGCGGCGGCCAAGCGGAGGCAGCGGGCGGCCAAGACCGCCTAG
- a CDS encoding S41 family peptidase, whose protein sequence is MPTGTDLLCPRPRGVLRGAVLTLLFTGVLATAAATGSLPRQESAARQGGASGDAADGSTVDGAALSRAAAAAMADGKSGKKAAEEFVSRSGDRWGAVYDKKEYAEFEQALDGAYTGVGLSAGRSDTGRVRVTRVRAGGPAERAGLRTGDRLVSVDGRPVDGLSVSEVVSLLRGEGVEGSAVALRVERGRAAWTQTLRRARVATEPVTVSRLDDGTLVIRVAAFTKGAGTRVRDAVRAAPAGAGVLLDLRGNAGGLVSEAAVAASAFFDGGLVATYDVRGEQRAVYAEGGGDTGRPLVALIDGGTMSAAELLTGALQDRGRAVTVGSRTFGKGSVQMPSELPDGSVAELTVGHYRTPAGHAVDGRGILPDLAAGERAEDRARTVLSGLGGGS, encoded by the coding sequence ATGCCGACCGGCACCGACCTTCTCTGTCCCCGGCCCCGCGGAGTGCTCCGTGGGGCCGTTCTGACGTTGCTCTTCACCGGGGTCCTCGCCACCGCCGCCGCCACCGGGTCACTGCCCCGGCAGGAGTCCGCCGCGCGGCAGGGCGGGGCGTCCGGGGACGCCGCGGACGGCTCGACCGTCGACGGCGCCGCGCTCAGCCGGGCCGCCGCCGCGGCCATGGCCGACGGGAAGTCGGGCAAGAAGGCCGCCGAGGAGTTCGTCAGCCGCAGCGGCGACCGCTGGGGCGCGGTGTACGACAAGAAGGAGTACGCCGAGTTCGAGCAGGCCCTCGACGGCGCCTACACGGGCGTCGGGCTCTCCGCGGGCCGGTCCGACACGGGCCGGGTCCGGGTGACCCGGGTACGGGCCGGTGGCCCCGCCGAGCGGGCCGGGCTCAGGACCGGCGACCGGCTCGTCTCCGTCGACGGGCGCCCGGTCGACGGGCTCTCGGTCTCCGAGGTCGTCTCCCTGCTCCGCGGCGAGGGCGTGGAGGGCTCGGCCGTCGCCCTCCGGGTGGAGCGCGGCCGCGCCGCCTGGACGCAGACGCTGCGCCGGGCCCGGGTCGCGACGGAACCGGTCACCGTGAGCCGGCTCGACGACGGGACCCTGGTGATCCGGGTCGCCGCCTTCACCAAGGGCGCGGGCACGCGCGTGCGTGACGCGGTACGGGCCGCCCCGGCCGGCGCCGGGGTCCTCCTGGACCTGCGCGGCAACGCGGGCGGCCTGGTCTCCGAGGCCGCCGTGGCCGCCTCCGCCTTCTTCGACGGCGGCCTGGTGGCCACGTACGACGTCCGGGGCGAGCAGCGGGCGGTGTACGCGGAGGGCGGCGGCGACACCGGAAGGCCCCTGGTGGCGCTGATCGACGGGGGCACGATGAGCGCGGCCGAGCTGCTCACCGGCGCCCTCCAGGACCGGGGCCGGGCGGTCACGGTCGGTTCGCGCACCTTCGGCAAGGGCTCGGTGCAGATGCCGAGCGAGCTGCCGGACGGCTCGGTCGCCGAGCTGACCGTCGGCCACTACCGGACTCCGGCCGGTCATGCCGTGGACGGACGGGGGATCCTGCCGGACCTGGCGGCGGGGGAGCGGGCCGAGGACCGGGCGAGAACGGTATTGAGTGGCCTCGGAGGGGGCTCGTAG
- the ftsX gene encoding permease-like cell division protein FtsX — protein MRAQFVLSEIGVGLRRNLTMTFAVIVSVALSLALFGGALLMREQVSTMKDYWYDKVNVSIFLCNKTDAATAPKCAKGAVTAQQKEQIEADLKKMDIVENVHHESADEAFKHYKEQYSDTAIASVITPDQMQESFRVKLTDPEKYKVVATAFAGRDGVESVQDQRNILQNLFDLMNGMNIAALCVMGLMLVIALMLIVNTVRVSAFSRRRETGIMRLVGASSFYIQMPFIMEAAFAGLLGGGVACVMLLVGRYFLIDHGIALAEKMQLVNFIGWDAVLAKLPLVIAIGLLMPAVAAFVALRKYLKV, from the coding sequence ATGCGCGCTCAGTTCGTGCTCTCCGAGATCGGTGTCGGTCTCCGGCGCAATCTCACGATGACCTTCGCCGTCATCGTCTCCGTGGCCCTTTCGCTCGCCCTCTTCGGCGGCGCGCTGCTCATGCGCGAGCAGGTCAGCACGATGAAGGACTACTGGTACGACAAGGTCAACGTCTCCATCTTCCTCTGCAACAAGACCGACGCCGCCACCGCGCCCAAGTGCGCCAAGGGCGCGGTCACGGCGCAGCAGAAGGAGCAGATCGAGGCCGACCTCAAGAAGATGGACATCGTGGAGAACGTCCACCACGAGTCCGCCGACGAGGCCTTCAAGCACTACAAGGAGCAGTACAGCGACACCGCCATCGCCTCCGTCATCACGCCGGACCAGATGCAGGAGTCGTTCCGGGTCAAGCTCACGGACCCGGAGAAGTACAAGGTGGTCGCCACGGCCTTCGCGGGCCGCGACGGCGTCGAATCGGTCCAGGACCAGCGGAACATCCTGCAGAACCTCTTCGACCTGATGAACGGCATGAACATCGCCGCCCTCTGTGTCATGGGTCTGATGCTGGTCATCGCGCTGATGCTGATCGTCAACACCGTCCGCGTCTCGGCGTTCAGCCGCCGCCGTGAGACCGGCATCATGCGGCTCGTCGGCGCCTCCAGCTTCTACATCCAGATGCCGTTCATCATGGAGGCCGCCTTCGCCGGACTCCTCGGCGGCGGCGTCGCGTGTGTGATGCTGCTCGTCGGCCGGTACTTCCTGATCGACCACGGCATCGCCCTCGCGGAGAAGATGCAGCTGGTCAACTTCATCGGCTGGGACGCCGTCCTCGCCAAGCTGCCGCTGGTGATCGCCATCGGGCTGCTGATGCCCGCCGTGGCCGCCTTCGTCGCGCTGCGCAAGTACCTGAAGGTGTGA
- the ftsE gene encoding cell division ATP-binding protein FtsE has product MIRFDNVSKSYPKQSRPALRDVSLEIEKGEFVFLVGSSGSGKSTFLRLLLREERASQGQVHVLGKDLARLSNWKVPQMRRQLGTVFQDFRLLPNKTVAENVAFAQEVIGKPRGEIRKAVPQVLDLVGLGGKEDRMPGELSGGEQQRVAIARAFVNRPMLLIADEPTGNLDPQTSVGIMKLLDRINRTGTTVVMATHDQNIVDQMRKRVIELEKGRLVRDQARGVYGYQH; this is encoded by the coding sequence GTGATCCGATTCGACAACGTCTCCAAGTCCTATCCGAAGCAGAGCCGCCCCGCGCTCCGGGATGTCTCCCTGGAGATCGAGAAGGGGGAGTTCGTCTTCCTCGTCGGTTCCTCCGGCTCCGGAAAGTCGACTTTCCTGCGACTGCTCCTGCGTGAGGAGCGCGCCAGCCAGGGCCAGGTGCACGTCCTCGGCAAGGACCTGGCCCGGCTCTCCAACTGGAAGGTGCCGCAGATGCGGCGTCAGCTGGGCACCGTCTTCCAGGACTTCCGCCTGCTGCCCAACAAGACCGTCGCGGAGAACGTGGCCTTCGCCCAGGAGGTCATCGGCAAGCCGCGCGGCGAGATCCGCAAGGCCGTGCCGCAGGTGCTCGACCTGGTCGGCCTCGGCGGCAAGGAGGACCGGATGCCCGGCGAGCTGTCCGGCGGTGAGCAGCAGCGCGTGGCCATCGCCCGCGCCTTCGTCAACCGCCCGATGCTGCTGATCGCCGACGAGCCCACCGGCAACCTCGACCCGCAGACCTCCGTCGGCATCATGAAGCTGCTCGACCGCATCAACAGGACAGGGACCACCGTCGTCATGGCGACCCACGACCAGAACATCGTCGACCAGATGCGCAAGCGCGTCATCGAGCTGGAGAAGGGCCGCCTCGTCCGAGACCAGGCGCGCGGCGTCTACGGATACCAGCACTGA
- a CDS encoding LPXTG cell wall anchor domain-containing protein, whose translation MTKQMRVRIARIAAGAVIAAGASLTAAGAAQAVGAFGAEPLSPNETCMPGGTGCETTEPTTEPPTTEPTTEPPTTEPTTEPPTTEPTTEPPTTEPTTEPPTTEPTTEPPTTEPTTEPPTTEPTKEPTKGPKPTATTGPGQTGSPVTPVEEGGGTDAGDPGTCTVDLDGAECVDAGNSNTDTDNAGSQPVQQGTAKEELAETGAAETSFLLIGAATMIAGGIGFRMLPRLVAGGRTAA comes from the coding sequence ATGACCAAGCAGATGCGAGTCCGTATCGCGCGCATTGCCGCCGGTGCGGTGATCGCCGCCGGTGCGTCGCTCACCGCGGCGGGTGCGGCGCAGGCCGTGGGCGCCTTCGGCGCAGAGCCGCTGAGCCCGAATGAGACGTGCATGCCCGGTGGCACCGGCTGCGAGACGACGGAGCCCACCACCGAGCCTCCGACCACGGAGCCCACGACGGAGCCGCCCACCACGGAGCCGACGACGGAGCCCCCGACGACGGAGCCCACCACCGAGCCTCCGACCACGGAGCCCACGACGGAGCCGCCCACCACGGAGCCGACGACGGAGCCTCCGACCACGGAGCCCACCACCGAGCCTCCGACCACAGAGCCGACGAAGGAGCCCACCAAGGGCCCCAAGCCGACCGCGACGACCGGCCCCGGCCAGACGGGCTCGCCCGTCACCCCGGTCGAGGAGGGCGGCGGCACCGACGCCGGTGACCCCGGCACCTGCACCGTCGACCTCGACGGCGCCGAGTGCGTCGACGCCGGCAACAGCAACACCGACACCGACAACGCCGGCTCCCAGCCGGTGCAGCAGGGCACGGCGAAGGAGGAGCTCGCCGAGACCGGCGCGGCCGAGACCTCGTTCCTGCTCATCGGTGCCGCGACCATGATCGCCGGTGGCATCGGCTTCCGCATGCTTCCGCGTCTCGTCGCCGGTGGCCGTACCGCCGCCTGA
- the prfB gene encoding peptide chain release factor 2 — MAVVDVSEELKSLSSTMGSIEAVLDLEKLRADIAVLEEQAAAPSLWDDPEAAQKITSKLSHLQAEVRKAETLRGRIDDLAVLFELAEEMDDQDTLAEAETELTSVRKALDEMEVRTLLSGEYDEREALVNIRAEAGGVDASDFAERLQRMYLRWAERHGYSTEIYETSYAEEAGIKSTTFVVKAPYAYGTLSVEQGTHRLVRISPFDNQGRRQTSFAGVEILPVVESSDHVEIDESELRIDVYRASGPGGQGVNTTDSAVRITHLPTGIVVSCQNERSQIQNKASAMNVLQAKLLERQRQEERARMDALKDSGSSWGNQMRSYVLHPYQMVKDLRTEFEVGNPQAVLDGEIDGFLEAGIRWRKQQDK, encoded by the coding sequence GTGGCAGTCGTCGATGTATCCGAAGAGCTGAAGTCCCTCTCCTCGACCATGGGGTCGATCGAGGCCGTCCTGGACCTCGAGAAGCTGAGGGCCGACATCGCCGTGCTCGAAGAGCAGGCCGCGGCCCCGTCCCTGTGGGACGACCCGGAGGCGGCGCAGAAGATCACGAGCAAGCTTTCGCACCTCCAGGCCGAGGTCCGCAAGGCCGAGACCCTGCGCGGGCGCATCGACGACCTCGCGGTGCTCTTCGAGCTCGCGGAGGAGATGGACGACCAGGACACCCTTGCCGAGGCCGAGACGGAGCTGACCTCCGTCCGCAAGGCCCTCGACGAGATGGAGGTCCGCACCCTCCTCTCCGGCGAGTACGACGAGCGCGAGGCCCTGGTCAACATCCGGGCCGAGGCCGGCGGCGTCGACGCCTCCGACTTCGCCGAGCGGCTCCAGCGCATGTACCTGCGCTGGGCGGAGCGCCACGGCTACTCGACCGAGATCTACGAGACCTCGTACGCGGAGGAGGCCGGCATCAAGTCGACCACCTTCGTGGTGAAGGCGCCCTACGCCTACGGCACGCTCTCCGTCGAGCAGGGCACCCACCGCCTGGTCCGCATCTCGCCCTTCGACAACCAGGGGCGTCGTCAGACCTCCTTCGCCGGCGTCGAGATCCTGCCGGTCGTCGAGTCCTCGGACCACGTCGAGATCGACGAGTCCGAGCTGCGCATCGACGTCTACCGCGCGTCGGGCCCCGGCGGCCAGGGCGTCAACACCACCGACTCGGCCGTGCGCATCACGCACCTCCCGACCGGCATCGTCGTCTCCTGCCAGAACGAGCGCTCGCAGATCCAGAACAAGGCGAGCGCCATGAACGTCCTCCAGGCCAAGCTCCTGGAGCGTCAGCGCCAGGAGGAGCGGGCCAGGATGGACGCCCTCAAGGACAGCGGCAGCTCCTGGGGCAACCAGATGCGCTCGTACGTCCTCCACCCGTACCAGATGGTCAAGGACCTCCGTACGGAGTTCGAGGTCGGCAACCCGCAGGCCGTCCTGGACGGCGAGATCGACGGCTTCCTGGAAGCGGGCATCCGCTGGCGCAAGCAGCAGGACAAGTAG